From the genome of Deltaproteobacteria bacterium:
GAAGTGGACGCCGGGGAACGCCGCCGGGGTGTCCGCCCTGGTGGAAGCCACGGCGGGCGACGGCCGGCCGTGGAAGGTCCTGATGGACGTCGGCTGGGACGTCGCGTACATGGATGCGGTATTGCGCCGCGAGGGGGTGGATCGGCTCCTGGCGGACGGGAAGATCGACCTCGTCTACGTGACCCACGAGCACGTGGACCATTTCTGGGGGATGCCCGCCGTCGTCCAATACCGCCCCGACGTGAAGCTGATGATCCCGTCCGGCTTCTCCGCCCGGAGCATGGACCTGCTGAAACGGTCCGGCCACACGGGAACCGTGGAAGAGATGCCCCCCGGCGCGCACCTCCTGTTCCCCGGCTGCGCCTCCGTCACCTTCGACCAGCCGATCTTCCTCAAGACCCGCGGGGAGCAGGTGCTCTACGTCAACGTCGAGGGGAAGGGGATCGTCACCATCACCGGCTGCTGCCACCCGGGCGTGCTGGGGCTGCTCGATTACGCGAAGGAGAACCTGGAAGGGTTCTCCGCCTTCCACGGCGTGTACGGCGGCCTCCACATCGCCCCCTTCGAGGAGTGGGGACCTCCGCAGGAAGAGCTGCTCGACAAGCTGCAGGCGTTCGGCGTCCGGAAGTTCGCCTGCAACCATTGCACGGGGGAGACGGCGGTGCGGAAGATGCTCGAGCGGGGGATGCCGGTCGCCGCCGGCACGGCCCGCCACGGCAGCAAGAGCGGCCTCTACCCGGGAAACGGTGACGCGGTGGAATTTTAGTTTGCGTCCATGGCTCCCCCCGGGGGTCGTGAACCTCCTCTACGTCGGGGTCACGCTCCTGTTGTTCGCCCGCACGACCTTCGCCGGCGCCCGCTTTTTCGGCCGCGACCTGATGCACTACTTCCTGCCGATCGCCGCGACCCTGCGGGCATCCTGGCAAGCCGGCGACTCGCTCCTCTGGGACCCGGGCATCTTCCACGGGCTGCCGATGATCGCCCGCTGGTCGGCCGCCCTGTTCTACCCGCCCCACTGGCTCCTGCTCTATCTTCCCGGCGGCCCGACGCTGACCTGGATCCTCGCGCTGCACCTGCCGCTGGCCGCATCCGGCATGGAACGGCTGGCACGCCGCTACGTCCGGGACGGCCGCGCATCCGCCATCACCGGTCTCGCTTTCGGGTTCAGCGGATACCTGGTCGGCATGCTGGGCGGCGTCACCTATCTCTACGGCGCCGCGCTCCTTCCGTGGAGCCTCCTGGCGGTCCACCGGCTTGCCGAACGGCCGGAGTGGCCGCGGGTCGTGCAGCTCGCCTGCATCTGGGCGATGCAGGTGTACGTCGCCGATCCGGAGACCCTGTATTTCGAG
Proteins encoded in this window:
- a CDS encoding MBL fold metallo-hydrolase → KWTPGNAAGVSALVEATAGDGRPWKVLMDVGWDVAYMDAVLRREGVDRLLADGKIDLVYVTHEHVDHFWGMPAVVQYRPDVKLMIPSGFSARSMDLLKRSGHTGTVEEMPPGAHLLFPGCASVTFDQPIFLKTRGEQVLYVNVEGKGIVTITGCCHPGVLGLLDYAKENLEGFSAFHGVYGGLHIAPFEEWGPPQEELLDKLQAFGVRKFACNHCTGETAVRKMLERGMPVAAGTARHGSKSGLYPGNGDAVEF